In Ooceraea biroi isolate clonal line C1 chromosome 13, Obir_v5.4, whole genome shotgun sequence, a genomic segment contains:
- the LOC105277288 gene encoding cytochrome P450 9e2, whose product MEYWTIPLALVIGIFSTYYFFRNFNFFKRHGVIHVPPLPIFGNMASVMFRRKAFPDYIATVYNRFPGAKYFGFYFTTTPIFLLRDPEIIKAILTKNFDSFPDRRGFEGVNDTLFSKNLFSLKGQKWRDVRALLSPSFTSSKMKIMFTLMSECAVDFTEFLSTLPEGKKGDMDVKDAFAKYTNDVIATCAFGIKINSMKDPTNRFFVYGNDVTNFSGFRTLKFFFLRAFPRLGNVLHVRIVAKHVSNFFKGIIKSTIDTRDSENIRRPDMLQLMMDIRGKEGRRELDIDEMTAQAFIFFFGGFDTTSTAMSFVAYEIATNPEVQKTLQEEIDQVVKESNGEVTYETINRLEYLNAVINEGLRLFPPVPFLERICENTYELPPTLPGEKPFVMKKGMTVWIPVFALHRDEKYYEEPEKFRPERFLDKAYHNSLYYLPFGSGPRMCIANRFALLEVKVLLFHLLARCELKPCAKTTIPVKFSKTRLNMAPENGFWLNVRRRSDTQFTFKSTMVNDIVSN is encoded by the coding sequence ATGGAGTATTGGACGATACCGTTGGCGCTCGTGATAGGTATTTTCAGCACCTATTATTTCTTCCggaatttcaatttcttcaagaGACATGGGGTGATTCACGTGCCGCCACTTCCGATATTCGGCAACATGGCATCCGTCATGTTTCGCCGAAAAGCATTCCCCGATTACATCGCAACTGTGTATAACAGGTTTCCAGGCGCCAAATACTTTGGATTCTACTTTACGACGACCCCGATCTTCCTGCTTCGCGATCCAGAAATAATCAAAGCTATCCTGACAAAGAACTTCGACTCATTTCCTGATCGACGTGGCTTCGAAGGTGTTAACGACACTCTGTTCTCGAAGAATCTGTTCTCTCTTAAAGGACAGAAGTGGCGAGATGTGAGAGCTTTATTGAGTCCTTCCTTCACGTCCAGCAAGATGAAGATCATGTTCACGCTAATGTCGGAATGTGCCGTGGACTTTACCGAGTTTCTGTCGACATTACCAGAGGGTAAAAAAGGAGACATGGACGTAAAGGATGCGTTTGCTAAATACACGAACGACGTGATCGCCACATGCGCCTTCGGGATTAAGATTAACAGCATGAAGGACCCGACGAACAGGTTTTTCGTTTACGGCAACGACGTGACAAATTTTTCGGGATTCCGCACTCTCAAGTTTTTCTTCCTCAGAGCTTTTCCGCGGCTCGGAAACGTCCTCCATGTAAGAATCGTAGCCAAGCACGTATCGAACTTCTTCAAGGGAATTATAAAGAGCACGATCGACACGCGCGACTCCGAAAATATTAGACGCCCGGACATGTTGCAATTGATGATGGACATCAGGGGTAAGGAAGGTCGAAGGGAACTGGACATCGACGAGATGACCGCGCAAGCgttcatatttttcttcggCGGCTTCGACACCACCTCGACCGCGATGTCATTCGTCGCTTACGAGATTGCGACTAATCCGGAAGTTCAGAAGACGTTGCAGGAAGAGATCGACCAGGTTGTGAAGGAGTCGAATGGTGAAGTGACTTACGAGACTATTAATCGACTTGAATATTTAAACGCAGTAATAAACGAAGGTCTCAGACTGTTTCCGCCGGTCCCATTCTTGGAAAGAATATGCGAAAACACGTATGAATTGCCGCCTACGCTTCCAGGCGAGAAGCCTTTCGTCATGAAGAAGGGTATGACAGTTTGGATCCCGGTGTTTGCGCTTCATCGCGATGAGAAGTACTATGAAGAGCCAGAAAAATTTCGTCCCGAGAGATTCTTAGATAAGGCGTACCACAATTCGCTGTATTACCTACCGTTCGGATCCGGTCCAAGAATGTGCATAGCTAACCGATTCGCTCTGTTGGAAGTCAAAGTCTTGTTGTTTCACCTGCTGGCGCGATGCGAATTGAAGCCTTGCGCAAAAACCACAATACCGGTTAAATTCAGCAAGACACGTCTTAATATGGCGCCCGAGAACGGATTCTGGTTGAACGTTCGACGTAGGAGCGATACGCAATTCACATTTAAGTCGACGATGGTTAATGACATTGTtagtaattaa
- the LOC105277281 gene encoding cytochrome P450 9e2 — translation MDVWILLSILAGTVAAYYYFFKELNFFKKHGLLHVPPLPIVGNMGPVFARRKTIADIVHAVYNLNQDAKYVGFFDGMNPIVMIRDPELIKSIGVKNFDVFPDHRAFIDETNDPLFGKNLFSLRGDRWRDVRSLLSPAFTASKMRSMFKLMSDCAANFTDFLSKLPSEKSTMEMKNCLTRYTSDVIATCAFGISVDSMRNPDNDFYVYGKELTTFDLARTMKFYLVRSWPRLTSLLGIKFVNNRVGEFFQDLIRMTVDSRDRQNIVRPDMMQLMMDTRGKRGPGKELTIEDMTSQAFLFFFGGFDTVSILMCFAAHEIAVNPEIQAKLREEVDGVLKTANGELTYEALNGMQYLDAVINEALRMWPVAVFLDRMCVQDFELPPALPGDKPFVVKKGMNVWFPVYGLQRDPKYFDNPNVFNPERFLNESKKEINSGAYIPFGMGPRMCLGNRFALMETKVMLFHLLARCELKMCEKTSHPLQLSKKVFNMMAEGGFWLKVQPRSDKANVSSSTNGAVTNDLNSQKQQ, via the coding sequence ATGGACGTTTGGATACTGCTGTCTATATTAGCGGGCACCGTCGCTGCCTATTACTATTTCTTCAAAGAAttgaatttctttaaaaagcaTGGACTTCTTCACGTACCACCGTTGCCTATCGTGGGCAACATGGGACCAGTTTTCGCTCGCCGAAAAACAATTGCCGATATTGTCCACGCGGTCTACAACCTGAACCAGGACGCTAAATACGTCGGCTTCTTCGACGGTATGAATCCAATAGTGATGATTCGCGATCCGGAACTCATCAAATCCATCGGCGTGAAGAACTTCGATGTGTTTCCGGATCATCGTGCTTTCATCGACGAAACTAATGATCCGCTGTTCGGCAAGAATCTGTTCTCGCTGCGTGGCGACAGATGGCGGGACGTAAGGTCCCTCCTGAGTCCCGCCTTTACGGCCAGTAAGATGAGAAGCATGTTCAAGCTGATGTCCGACTGTGCTGCTAATTTCACCGATTTCCTGTCGAAGTTGCCATCGGAAAAGAGCACCATGGAAATGAAGAACTGCCTCACCAGGTACACGAGCGACGTGATCGCGACCTGCGCATTTGGCATCAGCGTCGATTCCATGAGGAATCCCGATAACGATTTCTACGTTTACGGGAAAGAACTAACGACCTTCGATTTAGCGCGCACTATGAAGTTCTATTTAGTCAGAAGTTGGCCGCGCCTCACCAGCTTGTTAGGGATCAAATTCGTCAACAACCGCGTGGGCGAGTTCTTCCAGGACCTCATAAGAATGACGGTGGATTCTAGAGACAGACAAAATATCGTGCGCCCGGACATGATGCAACTAATGATGGACACCAGAGGTAAACGGGGCCCCGGCAAAGAACTGACTATCGAAGACATGACCTCGCAGgcatttctcttcttcttcggcGGTTTCGACACCGTTTCCATCTTAATGTGCTTCGCCGCGCACGAGATCGCCGTTAATCCCGAGATTCAGGCGAAACTGCGCGAGGAAGTAGATGGAGTGCTGAAGACGGCAAACGGAGAATTGACGTACGAGGCGCTCAACGGAATGCAGTATCTGGACGCCGTGATCAACGAGGCTTTGAGGATGTGGCCCGTGGCGGTGTTTCTGGATAGGATGTGTGTGCAAGACTTCGAGTTGCCACCTGCGCTTCCGGGAGACAAGCCCTTCGTGGTGAAGAAAGGGATGAACGTCTGGTTCCCCGTTTACGGCCTTCAGCGGGATCCGAAATACTTTGACAATCCGAATGTATTCAATCCCGAGCGTTTCTTGAATGAGAGCAAAAAGGAGATAAACTCAGGCGCATACATCCCGTTCGGAATGGGCCCAAGGATGTGCCTAGGCAACAGATTTGCGTTAATGGAGACGAAGGTCATGCTGTTTCATCTGTTAGCTCGTTGCGAATTGAAAATGTGTGAAAAAACTAGCCACCCACTGCAGCTGAGTAAGAAAGTATTTAACATGATGGCGGAAGGTGGATTTTGGCTGAAGGTTCAACCACGAAGTGATAAAGCTAACGTATCCTCGAGCACTAACGGTGCGGTGACTAATGATTTAAATTCGCAGAAGCAACAATGA